In the Malus domestica chromosome 16, GDT2T_hap1 genome, one interval contains:
- the LOC103403039 gene encoding protein NSP-INTERACTING KINASE 3-like isoform X1 encodes MKIEKDYMGRSNFMLCKLGLLVLALAEASSATLSPTGVNYEVEALAAIKSDLIDPHNVLENWDSNSVDPCSWRMVTCTPDGYVSALGLPSQSLSGILSPAIGNLSNLQSVLLQNNAISGPIPTSIGNLVKLQTLDLSNNNFNGDIPDSLGNLKNLNYLRLNNNSLTGPFPESLSTVGLTLVDLSFNNLSGSLPKISARTFKIVGNPLICGVKAANCSAVFPEPLSFPPDALKESDSGTKRRHMTIVLGASFSAVFGVIIIIGLLVWLRYRHNQQIFFDVNDQYDPEVCLGHLRRYTFKELRAATDHFNSKNILGRGGFGIVYKGSLNDGTLVAVKRLKDYNTAGGEIQFQTEVEMISLAVHRNLLRLCGFCSTENERLLVYPFMPNGSVASRLRDHIHGRPALDWARRKRIALGTARGLVYLHEQCDPRIIHRDVKAANILLDEDFEAVVGDFGLAKLLDHRESHVSTAVRGTVGHIAPEYLSTGQSSDKTDVFGFGILLLELITGQRALDFGRVANQKGVMLDWVKKLHQEGKLNLMVDKDLRGKLDRVELEEMVQVALLCTQFNPLYRPKMSEVLKMLEGDGLAEKWEASQKVETPRFRPCDPRQRYSDFIEESSLVLEAMELSGPR; translated from the exons ATGAAGATAGAAAAAGACTACATGGGAAGAAGTAATTTCATGTTGTGCAAATTGggtttacttgttttggcatTGGCTGAGGCATCTTCTGCAACTCTTTCTCCTACTGGTGTAAATTATGAAG TTGAAGCATTGGCGGCCATTAAAAGCGATCTGATTGACCCGCATAATGTTTTGGAGAACTGGGATAGTAACTCTGTAGATCCCTGCAGCTGGAGGATGGTTACTTGTACTCCTGATGGCTATGTATCTGCTCT GGGATTACCTAGCCAGAGCTTGTCCGGTATCTTATCTCCGGCTATTGGAAACCTCAGTAACTTGCAATCTGT TTTGCTTCAAAACAATGCGATTTCGGGTCCGATTCCCACTTCAATTGGAAATTTGGTGAAGCTTCAGACACTTGATCTATCCAACAATAATTTCAATGGTGACATACCAGATTCTTTGGGCAACCTAAAGAACCTGAATTATTT GCGGTTAAACAACAACAGCCTTACAGGACCCTTCCCCGAGTCTCTGTCCACAGTTGGTCTCACTCTTGT GGACCTTTCTTTCAACAATTTGAGCGGTTCCTTGCCAAAGATATCCGCACGAACTTTCAA AATTGTTGGAAACCCTTTAATTTGCGGTGTAAAGGCTGCGAACTGTTCTGCTGTCTTTCCAGAGCCACTATCCTTCCCACCTGATGCTCTAAAAG AATCAGACTCTGGAACAAAACGCCGCCACATGACTATTGTCCTTGGTGCAAGCTTCAGTGCTGTCTTTGGTGTCATAATAATTATTGGGTTACTCGTTTGGCTGCGATACAGACACAACCAGCAGATATTCTTCGATGTCAATG ACCAATATGACCCAGAAGTTTGCTTGGGGCATTTGAGGAGGTATACATTTAAGGAGCTCCGGGCAGCAACAGACCATTTCAACTCAAAGAACATCCTAGGTAGGGGCGGTTTTGGGATTGTATACAAAGGAAGCTTGAATGATGGGACTCTGGTTGCAGTTAAAAGGCTAAAGGACTACAACACTGCTGGTGGTGAAATCCAATTTCAGACGGAAGTTGAGATGATTAGTTTGGCTGTCCATCGAAATCTTCTGAGGCTTTGTGGGTTCTGCTCAACTGAGAACGAAAGACTTCTTGTTTACCCTTTTATGCCTAACGGAAGTGTAGCCTCTCGATTAAGAG ATCATATACATGGTCGACCAGCACTCGACTGGGCAAGGCGAAAGAGAATAGCGTTAGGTACAGCAAGGGGGTTGGTTTATTTGCATGAGCAGTGTGACCCCAGAATTATTCACCGTGATGTTAAAGCAGCCAACATTTTGCTTGATGAAGACTTCGAGGCAGTTGTTGGAGATTTTGGGTTGGCAAAGCTTTTGGATCACAGAGAATCTCATGTGTCCACAGCTGTGCGCGGCACTGTTGGCCATATCGCTCCAGAATACTTGTCAACGGGTCAGTCATCAGATAAGACTGACGTGTTTGGGTTTGGGATATTGCTCCTGGAGCTAATCACAGGTCAAAGGGCCTTGGACTTTGGACGAGTTGCAAACCAGAAGGGTGTAATGCTTGATTGG GTGAAGAAACTCCATCAGGAGGGAAAGCTAAATCTCATGGTGGATAAGGATCTAAGGGGCAAACTCGACAGGGTTGAGCTGGAAGAAATGGTTCAGGTTGCCTTGTTATGTACTCAATTTAATCCTCTGTACCGACCAAAAATGTCGGAAGTATTAAAGATGTTGGAAGGTGATGGCTTAGCCGAGAAATGGGAGGCGTCGCAGAAGGTCGAGACACCAAGGTTCCGGCCGTGTGACCCACGTCAAAGATATTCAGATTTTATAGAAGAATCTTCGCTTGTGCTAGAAGCTATGGAGCTTTCTGGTCCTAGATGA
- the LOC103403039 gene encoding protein NSP-INTERACTING KINASE 3-like isoform X4, which yields MKIEKDYMGRSNFMLCKLGLLVLALAEASSATLSPTGVNYEVEALAAIKSDLIDPHNVLENWDSNSVDPCSWRMVTCTPDGYVSALGLPSQSLSGILSPAIGNLSNLQSVLLQNNAISGPIPTSIGNLVKLQTLDLSNNNFNGDIPDSLGNLKNLNYLRLNNNSLTGPFPESLSTVGLTLVDLSFNNLSGSLPKISARTFKIVGNPLICGVKAANCSAVFPEPLSFPPDALKESDSGTKRRHMTIVLGASFSAVFGVIIIIGLLVWLRYRHNQQIFFDVNADQYDPEVCLGHLRRYTFKELRAATDHFNSKNILGRGGFGIVYKGSLNDGTLVAVKRLKDYNTAGGEIQFQTEVEMISLAVHRNLLRLCGFCSTENERLLVYPFMPNGSVASRLRDHIHGRPALDWARRKRIALGTARGLVYLHEQCDPRIIHRDVKAANILLDEDFEAVVGDFGLAKLLDHRESHVSTAVRGTVGHIAPEYLSTGQSSDKTDVFGFGILLLELITGQRALDFGRVANQKGVMLDWVKKLHQEGKLNLMVDKDLRGKLDRVELEEMVQVALLCTQFNPLYRPKMSEVLKMLEGDGLAEKWEASQKVETPRFRPCDPRQRYSDFIEESSLVLEAMELSGPR from the exons ATGAAGATAGAAAAAGACTACATGGGAAGAAGTAATTTCATGTTGTGCAAATTGggtttacttgttttggcatTGGCTGAGGCATCTTCTGCAACTCTTTCTCCTACTGGTGTAAATTATGAAG TTGAAGCATTGGCGGCCATTAAAAGCGATCTGATTGACCCGCATAATGTTTTGGAGAACTGGGATAGTAACTCTGTAGATCCCTGCAGCTGGAGGATGGTTACTTGTACTCCTGATGGCTATGTATCTGCTCT GGGATTACCTAGCCAGAGCTTGTCCGGTATCTTATCTCCGGCTATTGGAAACCTCAGTAACTTGCAATCTGT TTTGCTTCAAAACAATGCGATTTCGGGTCCGATTCCCACTTCAATTGGAAATTTGGTGAAGCTTCAGACACTTGATCTATCCAACAATAATTTCAATGGTGACATACCAGATTCTTTGGGCAACCTAAAGAACCTGAATTATTT GCGGTTAAACAACAACAGCCTTACAGGACCCTTCCCCGAGTCTCTGTCCACAGTTGGTCTCACTCTTGT GGACCTTTCTTTCAACAATTTGAGCGGTTCCTTGCCAAAGATATCCGCACGAACTTTCAA AATTGTTGGAAACCCTTTAATTTGCGGTGTAAAGGCTGCGAACTGTTCTGCTGTCTTTCCAGAGCCACTATCCTTCCCACCTGATGCTCTAAAAG AATCAGACTCTGGAACAAAACGCCGCCACATGACTATTGTCCTTGGTGCAAGCTTCAGTGCTGTCTTTGGTGTCATAATAATTATTGGGTTACTCGTTTGGCTGCGATACAGACACAACCAGCAGATATTCTTCGATGTCAATG CAGACCAATATGACCCAGAAGTTTGCTTGGGGCATTTGAGGAGGTATACATTTAAGGAGCTCCGGGCAGCAACAGACCATTTCAACTCAAAGAACATCCTAGGTAGGGGCGGTTTTGGGATTGTATACAAAGGAAGCTTGAATGATGGGACTCTGGTTGCAGTTAAAAGGCTAAAGGACTACAACACTGCTGGTGGTGAAATCCAATTTCAGACGGAAGTTGAGATGATTAGTTTGGCTGTCCATCGAAATCTTCTGAGGCTTTGTGGGTTCTGCTCAACTGAGAACGAAAGACTTCTTGTTTACCCTTTTATGCCTAACGGAAGTGTAGCCTCTCGATTAAGAG ATCATATACATGGTCGACCAGCACTCGACTGGGCAAGGCGAAAGAGAATAGCGTTAGGTACAGCAAGGGGGTTGGTTTATTTGCATGAGCAGTGTGACCCCAGAATTATTCACCGTGATGTTAAAGCAGCCAACATTTTGCTTGATGAAGACTTCGAGGCAGTTGTTGGAGATTTTGGGTTGGCAAAGCTTTTGGATCACAGAGAATCTCATGTGTCCACAGCTGTGCGCGGCACTGTTGGCCATATCGCTCCAGAATACTTGTCAACGGGTCAGTCATCAGATAAGACTGACGTGTTTGGGTTTGGGATATTGCTCCTGGAGCTAATCACAGGTCAAAGGGCCTTGGACTTTGGACGAGTTGCAAACCAGAAGGGTGTAATGCTTGATTGG GTGAAGAAACTCCATCAGGAGGGAAAGCTAAATCTCATGGTGGATAAGGATCTAAGGGGCAAACTCGACAGGGTTGAGCTGGAAGAAATGGTTCAGGTTGCCTTGTTATGTACTCAATTTAATCCTCTGTACCGACCAAAAATGTCGGAAGTATTAAAGATGTTGGAAGGTGATGGCTTAGCCGAGAAATGGGAGGCGTCGCAGAAGGTCGAGACACCAAGGTTCCGGCCGTGTGACCCACGTCAAAGATATTCAGATTTTATAGAAGAATCTTCGCTTGTGCTAGAAGCTATGGAGCTTTCTGGTCCTAGATGA
- the LOC103403039 gene encoding protein NSP-INTERACTING KINASE 3-like isoform X3, with product MKIEKDYMGRSNFMLCKLGLLVLALAEASSATLSPTGVNYEVEALAAIKSDLIDPHNVLENWDSNSVDPCSWRMVTCTPDGYVSALGLPSQSLSGILSPAIGNLSNLQSVLLQNNAISGPIPTSIGNLVKLQTLDLSNNNFNGDIPDSLGNLKNLNYLRLNNNSLTGPFPESLSTVGLTLVDLSFNNLSGSLPKISARTFKIVGNPLICGVKAANCSAVFPEPLSFPPDALKDSGTKRRHMTIVLGASFSAVFGVIIIIGLLVWLRYRHNQQIFFDVNDQYDPEVCLGHLRRYTFKELRAATDHFNSKNILGRGGFGIVYKGSLNDGTLVAVKRLKDYNTAGGEIQFQTEVEMISLAVHRNLLRLCGFCSTENERLLVYPFMPNGSVASRLRDHIHGRPALDWARRKRIALGTARGLVYLHEQCDPRIIHRDVKAANILLDEDFEAVVGDFGLAKLLDHRESHVSTAVRGTVGHIAPEYLSTGQSSDKTDVFGFGILLLELITGQRALDFGRVANQKGVMLDWVKKLHQEGKLNLMVDKDLRGKLDRVELEEMVQVALLCTQFNPLYRPKMSEVLKMLEGDGLAEKWEASQKVETPRFRPCDPRQRYSDFIEESSLVLEAMELSGPR from the exons ATGAAGATAGAAAAAGACTACATGGGAAGAAGTAATTTCATGTTGTGCAAATTGggtttacttgttttggcatTGGCTGAGGCATCTTCTGCAACTCTTTCTCCTACTGGTGTAAATTATGAAG TTGAAGCATTGGCGGCCATTAAAAGCGATCTGATTGACCCGCATAATGTTTTGGAGAACTGGGATAGTAACTCTGTAGATCCCTGCAGCTGGAGGATGGTTACTTGTACTCCTGATGGCTATGTATCTGCTCT GGGATTACCTAGCCAGAGCTTGTCCGGTATCTTATCTCCGGCTATTGGAAACCTCAGTAACTTGCAATCTGT TTTGCTTCAAAACAATGCGATTTCGGGTCCGATTCCCACTTCAATTGGAAATTTGGTGAAGCTTCAGACACTTGATCTATCCAACAATAATTTCAATGGTGACATACCAGATTCTTTGGGCAACCTAAAGAACCTGAATTATTT GCGGTTAAACAACAACAGCCTTACAGGACCCTTCCCCGAGTCTCTGTCCACAGTTGGTCTCACTCTTGT GGACCTTTCTTTCAACAATTTGAGCGGTTCCTTGCCAAAGATATCCGCACGAACTTTCAA AATTGTTGGAAACCCTTTAATTTGCGGTGTAAAGGCTGCGAACTGTTCTGCTGTCTTTCCAGAGCCACTATCCTTCCCACCTGATGCTCTAAAAG ACTCTGGAACAAAACGCCGCCACATGACTATTGTCCTTGGTGCAAGCTTCAGTGCTGTCTTTGGTGTCATAATAATTATTGGGTTACTCGTTTGGCTGCGATACAGACACAACCAGCAGATATTCTTCGATGTCAATG ACCAATATGACCCAGAAGTTTGCTTGGGGCATTTGAGGAGGTATACATTTAAGGAGCTCCGGGCAGCAACAGACCATTTCAACTCAAAGAACATCCTAGGTAGGGGCGGTTTTGGGATTGTATACAAAGGAAGCTTGAATGATGGGACTCTGGTTGCAGTTAAAAGGCTAAAGGACTACAACACTGCTGGTGGTGAAATCCAATTTCAGACGGAAGTTGAGATGATTAGTTTGGCTGTCCATCGAAATCTTCTGAGGCTTTGTGGGTTCTGCTCAACTGAGAACGAAAGACTTCTTGTTTACCCTTTTATGCCTAACGGAAGTGTAGCCTCTCGATTAAGAG ATCATATACATGGTCGACCAGCACTCGACTGGGCAAGGCGAAAGAGAATAGCGTTAGGTACAGCAAGGGGGTTGGTTTATTTGCATGAGCAGTGTGACCCCAGAATTATTCACCGTGATGTTAAAGCAGCCAACATTTTGCTTGATGAAGACTTCGAGGCAGTTGTTGGAGATTTTGGGTTGGCAAAGCTTTTGGATCACAGAGAATCTCATGTGTCCACAGCTGTGCGCGGCACTGTTGGCCATATCGCTCCAGAATACTTGTCAACGGGTCAGTCATCAGATAAGACTGACGTGTTTGGGTTTGGGATATTGCTCCTGGAGCTAATCACAGGTCAAAGGGCCTTGGACTTTGGACGAGTTGCAAACCAGAAGGGTGTAATGCTTGATTGG GTGAAGAAACTCCATCAGGAGGGAAAGCTAAATCTCATGGTGGATAAGGATCTAAGGGGCAAACTCGACAGGGTTGAGCTGGAAGAAATGGTTCAGGTTGCCTTGTTATGTACTCAATTTAATCCTCTGTACCGACCAAAAATGTCGGAAGTATTAAAGATGTTGGAAGGTGATGGCTTAGCCGAGAAATGGGAGGCGTCGCAGAAGGTCGAGACACCAAGGTTCCGGCCGTGTGACCCACGTCAAAGATATTCAGATTTTATAGAAGAATCTTCGCTTGTGCTAGAAGCTATGGAGCTTTCTGGTCCTAGATGA
- the LOC103403039 gene encoding protein NSP-INTERACTING KINASE 3-like isoform X2, whose protein sequence is MKIEKDYMGRSNFMLCKLGLLVLALAEASSATLSPTGVNYEVEALAAIKSDLIDPHNVLENWDSNSVDPCSWRMVTCTPDGYVSALGLPSQSLSGILSPAIGNLSNLQSVLLQNNAISGPIPTSIGNLVKLQTLDLSNNNFNGDIPDSLGNLKNLNYLRLNNNSLTGPFPESLSTVGLTLVDLSFNNLSGSLPKISARTFKIVGNPLICGVKAANCSAVFPEPLSFPPDALKDSGTKRRHMTIVLGASFSAVFGVIIIIGLLVWLRYRHNQQIFFDVNADQYDPEVCLGHLRRYTFKELRAATDHFNSKNILGRGGFGIVYKGSLNDGTLVAVKRLKDYNTAGGEIQFQTEVEMISLAVHRNLLRLCGFCSTENERLLVYPFMPNGSVASRLRDHIHGRPALDWARRKRIALGTARGLVYLHEQCDPRIIHRDVKAANILLDEDFEAVVGDFGLAKLLDHRESHVSTAVRGTVGHIAPEYLSTGQSSDKTDVFGFGILLLELITGQRALDFGRVANQKGVMLDWVKKLHQEGKLNLMVDKDLRGKLDRVELEEMVQVALLCTQFNPLYRPKMSEVLKMLEGDGLAEKWEASQKVETPRFRPCDPRQRYSDFIEESSLVLEAMELSGPR, encoded by the exons ATGAAGATAGAAAAAGACTACATGGGAAGAAGTAATTTCATGTTGTGCAAATTGggtttacttgttttggcatTGGCTGAGGCATCTTCTGCAACTCTTTCTCCTACTGGTGTAAATTATGAAG TTGAAGCATTGGCGGCCATTAAAAGCGATCTGATTGACCCGCATAATGTTTTGGAGAACTGGGATAGTAACTCTGTAGATCCCTGCAGCTGGAGGATGGTTACTTGTACTCCTGATGGCTATGTATCTGCTCT GGGATTACCTAGCCAGAGCTTGTCCGGTATCTTATCTCCGGCTATTGGAAACCTCAGTAACTTGCAATCTGT TTTGCTTCAAAACAATGCGATTTCGGGTCCGATTCCCACTTCAATTGGAAATTTGGTGAAGCTTCAGACACTTGATCTATCCAACAATAATTTCAATGGTGACATACCAGATTCTTTGGGCAACCTAAAGAACCTGAATTATTT GCGGTTAAACAACAACAGCCTTACAGGACCCTTCCCCGAGTCTCTGTCCACAGTTGGTCTCACTCTTGT GGACCTTTCTTTCAACAATTTGAGCGGTTCCTTGCCAAAGATATCCGCACGAACTTTCAA AATTGTTGGAAACCCTTTAATTTGCGGTGTAAAGGCTGCGAACTGTTCTGCTGTCTTTCCAGAGCCACTATCCTTCCCACCTGATGCTCTAAAAG ACTCTGGAACAAAACGCCGCCACATGACTATTGTCCTTGGTGCAAGCTTCAGTGCTGTCTTTGGTGTCATAATAATTATTGGGTTACTCGTTTGGCTGCGATACAGACACAACCAGCAGATATTCTTCGATGTCAATG CAGACCAATATGACCCAGAAGTTTGCTTGGGGCATTTGAGGAGGTATACATTTAAGGAGCTCCGGGCAGCAACAGACCATTTCAACTCAAAGAACATCCTAGGTAGGGGCGGTTTTGGGATTGTATACAAAGGAAGCTTGAATGATGGGACTCTGGTTGCAGTTAAAAGGCTAAAGGACTACAACACTGCTGGTGGTGAAATCCAATTTCAGACGGAAGTTGAGATGATTAGTTTGGCTGTCCATCGAAATCTTCTGAGGCTTTGTGGGTTCTGCTCAACTGAGAACGAAAGACTTCTTGTTTACCCTTTTATGCCTAACGGAAGTGTAGCCTCTCGATTAAGAG ATCATATACATGGTCGACCAGCACTCGACTGGGCAAGGCGAAAGAGAATAGCGTTAGGTACAGCAAGGGGGTTGGTTTATTTGCATGAGCAGTGTGACCCCAGAATTATTCACCGTGATGTTAAAGCAGCCAACATTTTGCTTGATGAAGACTTCGAGGCAGTTGTTGGAGATTTTGGGTTGGCAAAGCTTTTGGATCACAGAGAATCTCATGTGTCCACAGCTGTGCGCGGCACTGTTGGCCATATCGCTCCAGAATACTTGTCAACGGGTCAGTCATCAGATAAGACTGACGTGTTTGGGTTTGGGATATTGCTCCTGGAGCTAATCACAGGTCAAAGGGCCTTGGACTTTGGACGAGTTGCAAACCAGAAGGGTGTAATGCTTGATTGG GTGAAGAAACTCCATCAGGAGGGAAAGCTAAATCTCATGGTGGATAAGGATCTAAGGGGCAAACTCGACAGGGTTGAGCTGGAAGAAATGGTTCAGGTTGCCTTGTTATGTACTCAATTTAATCCTCTGTACCGACCAAAAATGTCGGAAGTATTAAAGATGTTGGAAGGTGATGGCTTAGCCGAGAAATGGGAGGCGTCGCAGAAGGTCGAGACACCAAGGTTCCGGCCGTGTGACCCACGTCAAAGATATTCAGATTTTATAGAAGAATCTTCGCTTGTGCTAGAAGCTATGGAGCTTTCTGGTCCTAGATGA